TTTTTGGTGCATTGTTACTTTGTGCTGGTGTTTGGGAAGCTTTTGCAATGCATAAAAATATTGGTTTTAATAAAACTCATGCTAGCAAAGAGACTTCGTCATTTTTGCTGTGGTCTTACTGGATGGAGCTAGTCTTTAGTATCGTATTCATCGTTGGCGGTATTGTAATGCTGATTGGTTCAGTATTAGCTTAAGACTAAAATATATTTTATAAAGAATTTAAACTTTAGCAATCTTCTTAAAGGGTATAATGGATTAAATAGCTTGCTTGTGAATAATGATACATGTTGTTAATGAACAGTTTACTTATTTTTTGCAAGCGCTATAATTAAAACATAAAACTTAATATTTAATACATTTTAGGAGACTAATAAGATGGCTGAAGAAAAAAATACTGCTAAAGAAGAAACCCCAGAAGACCAGGAACAAGCAACGTTAATGGCAGCGATGGGCTTGATTGCTAATGGTGGTAATGCCAAAAGTTTAGCATTTGAAGCAATTCGCGCTGCTAAAAAAGGCGACATTGACACTGCCAGATCGAAGTTAAAGGAAGCTGATGATTCCTTACTTCAGGCGCATAATTCACAAACAGATATGTTAACTAAGGAAGCACAAGGCAAGCATACACATGTTACTTTGCTAGTTGTCCATTCACAAGACCACTTGATGAATGCCATTACTTTTAGAGATTTGGCAGGAGAAATGGTAGATTTGTATGAAAAGTTGTACAAAGCTAATGCGTTAGAAAAAGATAGTGAATAATCTTGATACAAAAGAGGCCTAGCAGGTCTTTTTTTGTTTGGTAAGACAGTTATTTTATAAATTTACTATATATAATTAAAAAGATAGATATTTTGAAATCTGTCTTTTTATTTTGGTTAACTGAGTCTATTTGTTTTGATATAGGAGCTTTAGTTGAGAAGGTGTCATTTTATAATTTTTTAAGAAAGCATTGTACATAGTCCGATAATTAATAAAACCAGATTCACTAGCAATAACATCTAAGTTTTTATTGGAGTTTAGTAGTTCATCGTAGGCATTGCTTAAGCGATATGAGGTGAGCAGCTCTTTAAAGTTAATACCAATTAAACGCTTAAAAATTCGAGAGCAGTATTCACTTGAATAACCAAAATGCTTACTAATACTTTTTAAAGAAATTGGAGTCTGAAAGTTATTTTTAACGTAATTAAGCATTTTTATCTTTAATTCGGTATTTGTAGTTGAAGAGTCGGCTTTATCTAATTTAGTAATATATTTAATTAAGGAATCCAATAATAAAAAAAT
The sequence above is a segment of the Lactobacillus sp. ESL0677 genome. Coding sequences within it:
- a CDS encoding PTS lactose/cellobiose transporter subunit IIA, which gives rise to MAEEKNTAKEETPEDQEQATLMAAMGLIANGGNAKSLAFEAIRAAKKGDIDTARSKLKEADDSLLQAHNSQTDMLTKEAQGKHTHVTLLVVHSQDHLMNAITFRDLAGEMVDLYEKLYKANALEKDSE